A stretch of the Acidobacteriota bacterium genome encodes the following:
- a CDS encoding glycosyltransferase, giving the protein MPDVIRIPRSDAPRVSIVIPSAAKPELLVACLRSLERHLPASIPTETIVVLDGAPEGAAARIERSAPGALVVSSSVRLGLARAANRGRRRARGEFLALLHDDSEIDAGWLEALVAAAEAHPEAGAFGGLVLFPDGTPQSAGVVPVPGGARPPWAGPPPAGRRSGARVPRTSAPRTRSSSGRPRGTGRGDSTRVIFLRISSTRTSRCPCGGRMVRPFRALARNRHRRGASSRRDFREWVSGRNRSAFRREMEGDALEVRALGRGSPESIDRARRARRNGPPRAWPCLGAGGDLLKEEEGVAARSGAPRQDPRSREWAASWPRVTRAGRR; this is encoded by the coding sequence GTGCCAGACGTCATCCGCATCCCGCGTTCCGACGCGCCGCGCGTGTCGATCGTGATCCCGTCGGCCGCGAAGCCGGAGCTTCTCGTCGCGTGCCTGCGCTCGCTCGAGCGGCACCTGCCCGCCTCGATTCCGACGGAGACGATCGTCGTCCTCGACGGCGCGCCGGAGGGCGCGGCCGCGCGCATCGAGAGGTCCGCGCCGGGGGCGCTCGTCGTGTCGTCGTCCGTCCGGCTCGGGCTCGCGCGCGCCGCGAACCGCGGACGGCGGCGTGCGCGCGGCGAGTTCCTTGCGCTCCTGCACGACGACTCCGAGATCGACGCGGGCTGGCTCGAGGCGCTCGTCGCGGCGGCCGAGGCCCATCCCGAGGCCGGGGCGTTCGGCGGCCTCGTCCTGTTCCCGGACGGCACGCCCCAGTCCGCGGGCGTCGTCCCTGTTCCGGGCGGCGCGCGCCCTCCGTGGGCCGGGCCTCCTCCCGCCGGGAGGCGTTCGGGGGCGCGCGTCCCGCGGACTTCTGCGCCTCGAACGCGCTCCTCGTCCGGGCGGCCGCGTGGGACGGGGCGGGGGGACTCGACCCGCGTTATTTTCCTGCGTATTTCGTCGACGCGGACTTCGCGATGTCCCTGCGGCGGCCGGATGGTCCGTCCTTTTCGCGCCCTGGCGCGAAACCGCCATCGCCGCGGCGCGAGCTCGCGCCGCGACTTCCGGGAGTGGGTCTCGGGCCGGAACCGTTCGGCGTTTCGTCGAGAAATGGAAGGAGACGCTCTCGAGGTACGAGCCCTGGGAAGGGGATCGCCGGAGTCCATCGACCGGGCGCGGCGGGCGCGGAGGAACGGCCCGCCGCGAGCGTGGCCTTGCCTAGGCGCGGGAGGAGATCTCCTGAAGGAGGAAGAGGGAGTGGCGGCGAGGAGCGGCGCCCCTCGGCAGGACCCGCGGTCAAGGGAGTGGGCCGCGTCCTGGCCGCGCGTGACGCGTGCCGGGAGACGCTAG
- a CDS encoding dTDP-4-dehydrorhamnose 3,5-epimerase family protein, with translation MPDQPVVPSPVAEVRVALAGTPDASRTVEPDEVMARNIAGVRVERLAGYHDNRGSLVPFMDFSKPFWSEPIVHAYEFTLRPGRIKGWGMHRRQADRYFVQTGDLRIVLYDGREGSATQGNFCQFWFAGNGWLLLYIPQGVWHATQNWGTTLGRIVNFGTARFDTADPDKARIDPHSSVIPFDWALRDG, from the coding sequence ATGCCAGATCAACCGGTCGTTCCGTCGCCCGTGGCCGAGGTCCGCGTCGCTCTCGCCGGCACTCCGGATGCCAGCCGCACGGTCGAGCCCGACGAGGTGATGGCCCGAAACATCGCCGGAGTCCGGGTCGAGCGGCTGGCCGGCTATCACGACAACCGCGGCTCGCTCGTCCCCTTCATGGACTTCTCGAAGCCGTTCTGGAGCGAGCCGATCGTCCACGCGTACGAGTTCACGCTCCGCCCCGGACGCATCAAGGGCTGGGGCATGCACCGCCGCCAGGCTGACCGCTACTTCGTCCAGACGGGAGACCTGCGCATCGTCCTGTACGACGGGCGGGAGGGGTCCGCGACGCAGGGGAACTTCTGCCAGTTCTGGTTCGCCGGGAACGGCTGGCTGCTCCTCTACATCCCGCAGGGCGTGTGGCACGCGACCCAGAACTGGGGCACGACGCTCGGCCGCATCGTGAATTTCGGCACCGCACGATTCGACACTGCCGACCCGGACAAGGCCCGGATCGACCCCCACTCGTCCGTCATTCCGTTCGACTGGGCGCTGCGCGACGGCTGA
- the guaB gene encoding IMP dehydrogenase produces MVNDRDIPLALTFDDVLLLPAHSRVHPADTDLRTRLTDGILLNIPVLSAAMDTVTESRLAIAMAQNGGLGVIHKNFTIEAQAAEVDKVKRSESGMIVDPVTCRPTQKISEALEVMANFRISGVPVVDERGKLVGILTNRDLRFETRMDLPISERMTKENLVTCPPGTTLEQAKELLHRHRIEKLLVVDRGGNLKGLITVKDIQKQIKYPNACKDSLGRLRVAAAVGASADLKDRARELIAAKVDLLVLDSSHGHSEGVLKGLAALKKAFPSTPVLAGNVATAEGTRDLVKRGADAVKIGIGPGSICTTRVVTGAGVPQIHAILEAVKGIGKSRVTLVADGGIKFSGDVTKALAAGAHSVMIGSLFAGTDEAPGETILYQGRTFKAYRGMGSLGAMKQGSADRYFQDEEEPRKMVPEGIEGMVPYKGPVSTLLGQLTGGVRSGMGLSGAATLPDLVKKAKFVRITAAGLKESHAHDVIITKEAPNYRREEI; encoded by the coding sequence ATGGTGAATGACCGGGACATCCCTCTCGCCCTGACCTTCGACGACGTCCTCCTCCTCCCCGCCCACTCCCGCGTCCACCCCGCCGACACCGACCTCAGGACCCGCCTGACGGACGGGATCCTGCTGAACATCCCCGTGTTGTCGGCCGCAATGGACACCGTCACGGAGTCCCGCCTCGCGATCGCGATGGCGCAGAACGGCGGCCTCGGCGTCATTCACAAGAACTTCACGATCGAGGCGCAGGCCGCCGAGGTCGACAAGGTGAAACGCTCCGAGAGCGGGATGATCGTCGACCCCGTCACCTGCCGCCCGACGCAGAAGATCTCGGAAGCGCTCGAGGTCATGGCGAACTTCCGGATCTCCGGCGTTCCCGTCGTGGACGAGCGCGGCAAGCTGGTCGGCATCCTGACGAACCGGGACCTCCGCTTCGAAACGCGCATGGACCTCCCCATTTCCGAGCGGATGACGAAGGAGAACCTCGTCACGTGCCCGCCCGGGACGACGCTCGAGCAGGCCAAGGAGCTCCTCCACCGCCACCGGATCGAAAAGCTCCTCGTCGTCGACCGCGGCGGCAACCTCAAGGGCCTCATCACCGTCAAGGACATCCAGAAGCAGATCAAGTACCCGAACGCCTGCAAGGACTCGCTCGGCCGCCTGCGCGTCGCCGCGGCCGTCGGGGCTTCGGCCGACCTCAAGGACCGGGCCCGCGAGCTCATCGCGGCGAAGGTCGACCTTCTCGTCCTCGACTCGTCGCACGGCCACAGCGAGGGCGTCCTCAAGGGCCTCGCCGCGCTCAAGAAGGCCTTCCCGTCGACGCCGGTCCTCGCGGGCAACGTGGCGACGGCCGAGGGCACACGCGACCTCGTCAAGCGCGGCGCCGACGCCGTGAAGATCGGGATCGGGCCCGGCTCGATCTGCACGACGCGCGTCGTCACGGGCGCCGGCGTCCCGCAGATCCACGCGATCCTCGAGGCCGTCAAGGGCATCGGGAAGTCGCGCGTGACGCTCGTCGCGGACGGCGGGATCAAGTTCTCCGGCGACGTCACGAAGGCGCTCGCCGCCGGGGCGCACTCCGTGATGATCGGGAGCCTCTTCGCGGGGACGGACGAGGCGCCCGGCGAGACGATCCTCTACCAGGGGCGCACGTTCAAGGCGTACCGGGGCATGGGCTCGCTCGGCGCGATGAAGCAGGGCTCGGCGGACCGCTACTTCCAGGACGAGGAAGAGCCGCGCAAGATGGTCCCGGAGGGGATCGAGGGCATGGTCCCGTACAAGGGCCCCGTCTCGACGCTCCTCGGCCAGCTCACGGGCGGCGTGCGGTCGGGCATGGGCCTGTCGGGGGCGGCCACGCTGCCGGACCTCGTCAAGAAGGCGAAGTTCGTGCGGATCACGGCGGCCGGGCTCAAGGAGAGCCACGCGCACGACGTGATCATCACGAAGGAAGCGCCGAACTACCGCCGGGAAGAGATCTGA
- a CDS encoding tetratricopeptide repeat protein, translated as MTTEHDDHLPPPAPAREKGKRAAAPAPAAAQPRALGPWADRLLFSAIGLLAGFTLAYLYIDRIPPALNTTAAADPHAGVPGVGPGATRDLPGSGGGQPSLAADPVAQRKLADLESAAAKEPRNYALLVQLGNTAYDLESWQKAVDAYEAALKIQGGDPNVMTDLGVAYRNTGNGTKALEYFGKALAKDPAHWPAAFNQAIVYGVDRGDKAKAKEILNRIKKEHPEVKSVDGLLASLDQKG; from the coding sequence ATGACGACCGAACACGACGACCACCTTCCGCCGCCCGCGCCCGCCCGCGAGAAGGGCAAGCGCGCGGCGGCGCCCGCTCCGGCGGCGGCTCAGCCCCGCGCCCTCGGGCCGTGGGCCGACCGGCTGCTCTTCTCCGCGATCGGCCTCCTGGCCGGGTTCACCCTGGCGTATCTCTACATCGACCGGATCCCGCCCGCCCTCAACACGACGGCGGCCGCCGACCCGCACGCGGGCGTCCCCGGCGTCGGCCCCGGCGCGACGCGCGACCTTCCCGGCAGCGGCGGCGGGCAGCCCTCGCTCGCGGCCGACCCCGTCGCCCAGCGCAAGCTCGCGGACCTCGAGTCCGCCGCGGCGAAGGAGCCGCGCAACTACGCCCTCCTCGTCCAGCTCGGCAACACGGCGTACGACCTCGAGAGCTGGCAGAAGGCCGTGGACGCTTACGAGGCTGCGCTCAAGATCCAGGGCGGCGACCCGAACGTCATGACGGACCTCGGCGTCGCGTACCGGAACACCGGAAACGGCACGAAAGCGCTGGAATACTTCGGCAAGGCCCTCGCGAAAGATCCGGCGCACTGGCCCGCCGCGTTCAACCAGGCGATCGTCTACGGTGTCGACCGTGGCGACAAGGCTAAGGCGAAAGAGATCCTGAACCGGATCAAGAAGGAGCACCCCGAGGTCAAGTCGGTCGACGGGCTCCTCGCTTCGCTGGACCAGAAGGGGTAA
- a CDS encoding methyltransferase domain-containing protein codes for MSGPVFNDHFSGHAGDYARYRPVYPPELFDAVAALVARHTLCWDAGTGSGQAACGLADHFAEVVATDASAEQIAHAAPCPGVTYRVAPAEEPGLDDASVDLVTVGQAVHWFDQKRFFESVRRVGAPGGAVAVWAYDLFQVPESTRLEAVFHAFHATVEAYWPPERALVARHYADLLFPFKEIPVPAVTMTADWSLERVLGYLSTWSAVKRCARETGRDPIAEFESAFAAAWGDPVEPKTISWPLILRAGRIA; via the coding sequence CTGAGCGGACCGGTCTTCAACGACCACTTCTCGGGGCACGCCGGCGACTACGCGCGCTACCGGCCCGTCTACCCGCCGGAGCTCTTCGACGCCGTCGCCGCGCTCGTGGCGAGGCACACGCTCTGCTGGGACGCCGGCACCGGCAGCGGCCAGGCGGCGTGCGGGCTCGCGGACCATTTCGCCGAGGTCGTCGCGACGGACGCGAGCGCCGAGCAGATCGCTCACGCGGCGCCGTGCCCCGGCGTGACCTATCGCGTCGCGCCGGCCGAGGAACCCGGGCTCGACGACGCGAGCGTCGATCTCGTGACCGTGGGACAAGCGGTTCACTGGTTCGATCAGAAGAGATTCTTCGAAAGTGTGAGAAGGGTCGGGGCTCCGGGCGGCGCCGTCGCGGTATGGGCCTACGATCTCTTTCAGGTTCCCGAATCGACGCGGCTGGAAGCGGTCTTTCACGCCTTCCACGCAACCGTGGAGGCGTACTGGCCCCCCGAACGCGCACTCGTCGCCCGGCACTACGCCGATCTTCTCTTCCCTTTCAAAGAAATCCCCGTTCCGGCGGTGACCATGACGGCCGACTGGAGCCTGGAGAGGGTCCTCGGATACCTTTCGACGTGGTCCGCGGTAAAGCGCTGCGCGAGAGAGACGGGCCGCGACCCGATCGCCGAGTTCGAATCGGCATTCGCCGCGGCCTGGGGCGATCCCGTGGAGCCGAAGACGATCTCGTGGCCGCTCATCCTGCGCGCCGGCCGGATCGCCTGA
- a CDS encoding CarD family transcriptional regulator gives MAFKIGDKLVYPNHGVGVVETIQESLMEGSPAPCYQLRLLGNNSRVMVPVGNSDRIGLRPLTRRKDVGGVFRVLENGILPPTGDWKGRYKQNLDKMRSGALTDIADVLKNLSWVQKQKALSFREKKMYERARYLIVSEIAQINGLPEGEVATEVEKALDRAMVKRRIGGTGRDH, from the coding sequence GTGGCGTTCAAGATCGGCGATAAGCTCGTCTACCCGAACCACGGTGTCGGCGTGGTGGAGACCATCCAGGAATCGCTCATGGAAGGTTCGCCCGCGCCTTGCTACCAGCTCCGCCTGCTGGGCAACAACTCGCGCGTCATGGTTCCCGTCGGGAACTCCGACCGGATCGGCCTGCGCCCGCTCACGCGCCGCAAGGACGTCGGCGGGGTCTTCCGGGTCCTCGAGAACGGCATCCTGCCGCCGACGGGCGACTGGAAGGGCCGTTACAAGCAGAACCTCGACAAGATGCGCTCGGGAGCGCTCACGGACATCGCCGACGTGCTCAAGAACCTCAGCTGGGTCCAGAAGCAGAAGGCGCTCTCGTTCCGCGAGAAGAAGATGTACGAGCGCGCGCGCTACCTGATCGTCTCGGAGATCGCCCAGATCAACGGCCTGCCCGAAGGCGAGGTCGCGACCGAGGTCGAAAAGGCCCTGGATCGGGCCATGGTCAAGCGCCGCATCGGCGGGACCGGACGAGACCACTGA
- a CDS encoding VanZ family protein — translation MRVVRIGKKTEGLFLVVYSAVLLAVTLLLKGGSGVRTNLAPFEDIARILVRAGHGGAFSNAFVYAVVGIVGNLAMFALWAFLLWKFLDGPGRTPARNHVDVILVGVLFSLGIESVQLFLPTRAADINDVFWNVLGTIAGSAFAHLNRNVRFEWE, via the coding sequence GTGCGCGTCGTGAGGATCGGAAAGAAGACCGAAGGGCTCTTCCTCGTCGTCTATTCCGCCGTGCTCCTCGCGGTCACGCTGCTCCTGAAGGGCGGGAGCGGCGTGAGGACGAACCTCGCGCCGTTCGAGGACATCGCGCGCATCCTCGTGCGCGCCGGCCACGGCGGGGCCTTCTCGAACGCGTTCGTCTACGCCGTCGTCGGAATCGTCGGAAACCTCGCGATGTTCGCGCTCTGGGCGTTCCTGCTCTGGAAGTTCCTCGACGGACCGGGCCGCACGCCGGCGCGCAACCACGTGGACGTCATCCTCGTGGGCGTCCTTTTCTCGCTCGGCATCGAGAGCGTCCAGCTCTTCCTCCCGACGCGCGCCGCGGACATCAACGACGTGTTCTGGAACGTGCTCGGCACGATCGCGGGGAGCGCCTTCGCGCACCTCAATCGCAACGTGCGCTTCGAGTGGGAGTGA
- a CDS encoding replication-associated recombination protein A, which produces MAESPGDLFDDELPSPGAEPPSDAPLADRMRPRELSEVAGPPDLVGESSFLARAIAADRVPSLVFWGPPGSGKTTLARIIAAKTKARFLAFSAVTSGIKEIKTVMEEAARARRRGRRTLLFVDEIHRFNRAQQDAFLPFVEAGDIVLVGATTENPSFELNGALLSRLRVVILPAIEEKDLVLLMKRALADPTRGLNSLVTVDEDSFEWLGRFADGDARRALTALEAAAAQLLSEAISFSSSPLPVLSVPVLEDLFKRKVLLYDKSGEEHFNIISALHKSLRDSDVDASLYWLARMLEAGEDPLYVARRLVRFASEDVGLADPQALVLAVAVKDAVHFIGMPEGALALSEIAVYLALAPKSNALYVAYGEAADDIREQPNLPPPLAIRNAPTKLMKDAGYGKGYRYAHDLPEKTAGLSCLPDALQGRNYYRPDGEGREKALKERADALRALREKLRKK; this is translated from the coding sequence ATGGCCGAGTCTCCGGGCGACCTGTTCGACGACGAGCTTCCGTCGCCTGGAGCCGAGCCCCCCTCCGACGCACCGCTCGCGGACCGCATGCGGCCGCGCGAGCTTTCCGAGGTCGCAGGACCGCCGGACCTCGTCGGCGAGTCGTCTTTCCTCGCGCGCGCGATCGCGGCCGACCGCGTGCCGTCCCTCGTTTTCTGGGGCCCGCCGGGGAGCGGCAAGACGACGCTCGCGCGGATCATCGCCGCGAAGACGAAAGCGCGCTTCCTCGCGTTTTCGGCCGTCACCTCCGGCATCAAGGAGATCAAGACGGTCATGGAGGAGGCCGCGCGGGCGCGGCGGCGCGGCCGGCGCACGCTCCTCTTCGTGGACGAGATCCACCGCTTCAACCGCGCGCAGCAGGACGCGTTCCTGCCGTTCGTCGAGGCGGGCGACATCGTCCTCGTCGGCGCCACGACCGAGAACCCGTCGTTCGAACTCAACGGGGCGCTCCTCTCGCGGCTGCGCGTCGTCATCCTGCCGGCGATCGAAGAGAAAGACCTCGTTCTGCTGATGAAGAGGGCGCTGGCGGACCCCACGAGGGGCCTCAACTCGCTGGTGACGGTGGATGAAGATTCCTTCGAATGGTTAGGACGCTTTGCCGATGGCGATGCCCGAAGGGCGCTCACTGCCTTGGAGGCCGCCGCCGCCCAACTCCTTTCAGAAGCAATTTCTTTTTCCTCCTCTCCTCTTCCCGTCCTCTCGGTCCCCGTCCTCGAGGACCTCTTCAAGCGGAAGGTCCTTCTCTACGACAAGTCCGGGGAAGAGCACTTCAACATCATCTCGGCGCTCCACAAGTCGCTCCGCGACTCGGACGTCGACGCGTCGCTCTACTGGCTCGCGCGGATGCTCGAGGCGGGGGAGGACCCTCTCTACGTCGCGCGCCGCCTCGTGCGGTTCGCGTCGGAGGACGTCGGCCTCGCGGACCCGCAGGCGCTCGTCCTCGCGGTTGCGGTGAAGGACGCCGTACATTTCATCGGGATGCCCGAGGGCGCGCTCGCGCTCTCGGAGATCGCGGTCTACCTCGCGCTCGCGCCCAAGTCGAACGCGCTCTACGTCGCGTACGGCGAGGCCGCGGACGACATCCGCGAGCAGCCGAACCTGCCGCCGCCCCTCGCGATCCGCAACGCGCCGACGAAGCTCATGAAGGACGCGGGCTACGGCAAGGGCTACCGCTACGCGCACGACCTGCCGGAGAAAACGGCGGGCCTCTCCTGCCTGCCGGACGCGCTCCAGGGCCGGAACTACTACCGGCCGGACGGCGAAGGGCGCGAGAAAGCGCTCAAGGAGCGCGCCGACGCGCTCCGCGCGCTGCGCGAGAAGCTGCGGAAGAAATGA
- the secA gene encoding preprotein translocase subunit SecA, which produces MIIDKALSKVFGTKHERDVKAMRPRVAEINALEAGIKPLSDDELRARVAAIRTRVQDALKTLPEKIEERRTLARETLNKELVETFALVREAAWRAIGQRHYDVQLMGGMVLHEGKISEMRTGEGKTLVATLAVSLNALSGRGVHVVTVNDYLAKRDAEWMGQIYKFLGFTVGCIQHDMPDEDRRDAYRCDITYGTNNEFGFDYLRDNMKFELAQMVQRGHVFAVVDEVDSILIDEARTPLIISGPSEGETDIYYKVDRIVPKLVRGEEVKDKYGNKTTTGDFLLDEKAHTSSLTEEGVTKCERLLGVENLYDPVNIDLLHACQQALRSHTLYKRDVAYVVKDGQVIIVDEFTGRLMPGRRWSDGLHQAVEAKEGVKIERENQTLATITLQNYFRMYDKLSGMTGTADTEAAEFDKIYKLDVVVIPTNRDMVRIDEHDLVYRTEREKFDAVVEEIAEKSEKGQPVLVGTISIEKSEHLSTMLKKRKVPHVVLNAKYHEQEATIVAQAGQVGAVTIATNMAGRGTDILLGGNPEYLARQKAKDDEELYKKLLVELQKETAEAHEQVVELGGLHIIGTERHESRRIDNQLRGRAGRQGDPGSSRFYLSLEDDLMRIFGSDRLSGLMKRLGMEEGVPIEHRWVTKSIVRAQGQVEGRNFDTRKHLLEYDDVMNKQREEIYRLRKEILTGKLSRDYVIALAEDVSEDYVDRHCPAAKDVSEWNWDAFESLVFETYGFKPSAKGMSTSETNAELKDSLRAAVRETYEAKERSVGPEVLRDFEKFFMLQTVDTLWKDHLLGLDHLKEGIGLRGYGQRDPLVEYKKESFSLFEAMKEGIEEQILQYLFRFEVQQAPAERASHQEVAVEVSAGEPASDGSASSRRAAAELEKKARHREQDLNYQGAYDPTSGGDFAVSTVKGAGPKVGRNDPCPCGSGKKYKKCHGASGAASAG; this is translated from the coding sequence ATGATCATCGACAAGGCCCTCTCTAAAGTTTTCGGCACGAAGCACGAGCGCGACGTGAAGGCCATGCGGCCCCGCGTGGCGGAGATCAACGCGCTCGAGGCCGGAATCAAGCCGCTCTCGGACGACGAGTTGCGCGCGCGCGTCGCCGCGATCCGCACCCGCGTCCAGGACGCGCTGAAGACGCTTCCCGAGAAGATCGAGGAGCGCCGCACCCTCGCGCGCGAGACGCTGAACAAGGAGCTCGTCGAGACGTTCGCCCTCGTCCGCGAGGCGGCCTGGCGCGCCATCGGCCAGCGCCACTACGACGTCCAGCTCATGGGCGGAATGGTCCTCCACGAGGGCAAGATCTCCGAGATGCGGACGGGCGAGGGCAAGACGCTCGTCGCGACGCTCGCGGTGTCGCTGAACGCCCTCTCGGGACGCGGCGTCCACGTCGTCACGGTCAACGACTACCTCGCCAAGCGCGACGCCGAGTGGATGGGCCAGATCTACAAGTTCCTCGGCTTTACGGTCGGCTGCATCCAGCACGACATGCCGGACGAGGACCGCCGCGACGCCTACCGCTGCGACATCACCTACGGCACGAACAACGAGTTCGGCTTCGACTACCTGCGCGACAACATGAAGTTCGAGCTCGCGCAGATGGTCCAGCGCGGGCACGTCTTCGCCGTCGTCGACGAGGTCGACTCGATCCTCATCGACGAGGCCCGGACGCCGCTCATCATCTCGGGCCCGTCCGAGGGCGAGACGGACATCTACTACAAGGTCGACCGGATCGTCCCGAAGCTCGTCCGCGGCGAAGAGGTCAAGGACAAGTACGGGAACAAGACGACGACCGGGGACTTCCTCCTCGACGAGAAGGCGCACACCTCCTCGCTCACGGAGGAAGGCGTCACGAAGTGCGAGCGCCTCCTCGGCGTCGAGAACCTGTACGACCCCGTCAACATCGACCTCCTGCACGCCTGCCAGCAGGCCCTGCGCTCGCACACGCTCTACAAGCGGGACGTGGCCTACGTCGTCAAGGACGGGCAGGTCATCATCGTCGACGAGTTCACGGGCCGCCTCATGCCCGGGCGCCGCTGGTCGGACGGCCTCCACCAGGCCGTCGAGGCGAAGGAGGGCGTCAAGATCGAGCGCGAGAACCAGACGCTCGCCACGATCACCCTCCAGAACTACTTCCGCATGTACGACAAGCTGTCGGGCATGACGGGCACCGCCGACACCGAGGCCGCCGAATTCGACAAGATCTACAAGCTCGACGTCGTCGTGATCCCGACGAACCGCGACATGGTCCGCATCGACGAGCACGATCTCGTCTACCGCACCGAGCGCGAGAAGTTCGACGCCGTGGTCGAGGAGATCGCCGAGAAGAGCGAGAAGGGCCAGCCCGTCCTCGTGGGCACGATCTCGATCGAGAAGTCCGAGCACCTCTCCACCATGCTCAAGAAGCGGAAGGTCCCGCACGTGGTCCTGAACGCGAAGTACCACGAGCAGGAAGCGACGATCGTCGCGCAGGCGGGCCAGGTCGGCGCCGTCACGATCGCGACGAACATGGCGGGACGCGGCACGGACATCCTCCTCGGAGGCAATCCCGAGTACCTCGCTCGCCAGAAGGCCAAGGACGACGAGGAGCTGTACAAGAAGCTCCTCGTCGAGCTCCAGAAGGAGACGGCCGAGGCCCACGAGCAGGTCGTCGAGCTGGGCGGGCTCCACATCATCGGCACGGAACGCCACGAGTCGCGCCGCATCGACAACCAGCTCCGCGGCCGCGCCGGACGCCAGGGCGACCCCGGCTCCTCGCGCTTCTACCTCTCGCTCGAGGACGACCTCATGCGCATCTTCGGGTCCGACCGCCTGTCGGGCCTCATGAAGCGACTCGGCATGGAGGAAGGGGTTCCGATCGAGCACCGGTGGGTCACGAAGTCGATCGTGCGCGCGCAGGGGCAGGTCGAAGGCCGCAACTTCGACACCCGCAAGCACCTCCTCGAGTACGACGACGTCATGAACAAGCAGCGCGAGGAGATCTACCGGCTCCGCAAGGAGATCCTGACCGGCAAGCTCTCGCGCGACTACGTGATCGCCCTCGCCGAGGACGTCTCGGAGGATTACGTCGACCGCCACTGCCCCGCCGCCAAGGACGTCTCGGAGTGGAACTGGGACGCGTTCGAGTCGCTCGTCTTCGAGACGTACGGCTTCAAGCCTTCCGCGAAGGGCATGTCGACGAGCGAGACGAACGCGGAGCTCAAGGACAGCCTCCGGGCGGCCGTGCGCGAGACGTACGAGGCCAAGGAGAGGTCCGTCGGCCCCGAGGTCCTCCGCGACTTCGAGAAGTTCTTCATGCTCCAGACGGTCGACACGCTCTGGAAAGACCACCTCCTCGGCCTCGACCACCTCAAGGAAGGCATCGGGCTGCGCGGCTACGGCCAGCGCGACCCGCTCGTCGAGTACAAGAAGGAGTCGTTCTCGCTCTTCGAGGCGATGAAGGAAGGGATCGAGGAGCAGATCCTCCAGTACCTGTTCCGTTTCGAGGTCCAGCAGGCCCCGGCGGAGCGCGCCTCACACCAGGAGGTCGCGGTCGAAGTCTCGGCCGGTGAACCCGCCTCGGACGGCTCGGCGTCTTCGCGCCGCGCGGCCGCCGAGCTCGAGAAGAAAGCCCGCCACAGGGAGCAGGACCTCAACTACCAGGGCGCCTACGACCCGACCTCGGGCGGCGACTTCGCGGTCTCGACCGTGAAGGGCGCGGGTCCGAAGGTCGGCCGCAACGACCCCTGCCCGTGCGGCTCCGGGAAGAAGTACAAGAAGTGCCACGGGGCGTCCGGAGCGGCTTCGGCCGGCTGA
- a CDS encoding M23 family metallopeptidase, with product MPKREHTIIFVPHAKARFRQFHVSSRLLWGLGAAFLTAVFLGATFSILWVRSINKNREVTAILAENSDLRTRAALTNARLESLEKQLAEFEDRTRRLSIVAGLSAVRDPGTGGVGGLSAAPIDPSASADSGLTEAGRRGALLSSRLQLVEKRLATQADQLALTPTIAPAAGVLTAGFGQRPDPFTGHPEYHPGIDISTPAGNRIVAPASGTVVRVGVDKGYGRFVQIAHGYGVTTLFGHLQAARVAEGQRVKRGDLVALVGSTGRSTGPHLHYEVRVDGKPSNPLDYVLNAF from the coding sequence ATGCCGAAGCGCGAGCACACGATCATCTTCGTGCCCCATGCGAAAGCGCGTTTCAGGCAGTTCCACGTCTCCTCGCGGCTGCTCTGGGGTCTCGGCGCCGCGTTCCTGACGGCCGTCTTCCTGGGCGCCACCTTCTCGATCCTCTGGGTGCGCTCCATCAACAAGAACCGCGAGGTCACGGCGATCCTGGCCGAGAACTCCGACCTGCGCACCCGCGCGGCCCTCACGAACGCCCGCCTCGAGTCGCTCGAGAAGCAGCTGGCCGAGTTCGAGGACCGCACCCGCCGCCTCTCGATCGTCGCCGGCCTCTCGGCCGTGCGCGACCCCGGCACCGGCGGCGTCGGCGGCCTGTCCGCGGCTCCGATCGATCCATCCGCTTCGGCCGACTCGGGGCTCACCGAGGCCGGCCGCCGCGGCGCCCTCCTCTCGTCGCGCCTCCAGCTCGTCGAAAAGCGGCTGGCGACGCAGGCCGACCAGCTCGCGCTCACGCCGACGATCGCTCCCGCCGCCGGTGTCCTGACGGCCGGCTTCGGCCAGCGGCCCGATCCCTTCACCGGCCACCCCGAGTACCACCCCGGAATCGACATCTCGACGCCCGCGGGCAACCGCATCGTCGCGCCCGCCTCCGGCACGGTCGTGAGGGTGGGCGTCGACAAGGGCTACGGGCGGTTCGTCCAGATCGCCCACGGCTACGGCGTCACGACGCTTTTCGGCCACCTGCAGGCGGCGCGCGTCGCCGAAGGCCAACGCGTCAAGCGGGGCGACCTCGTCGCCCTCGTCGGCTCCACGGGCCGCTCGACCGGCCCCCACCTCCATTACGAGGTGCGCGTGGACGGCAAGCCGTCGAACCCGCTCGACTACGTGTTGAACGCCTTCTAA